GTCGGCAAGGTTTATTTGCAGGCGGTCGTGGATACCTATTGCAGTTACGCTTTCGGTTATCTGCATACCGGTAAGTTGCCGGAGCACTCTGTCAGTGTGCTTTATAACGATGTGACCCCGCAGTATAAGGTCTGGAAATTATCAGTAAAATCGGTCCTGACTGATAATGGTCGGGAGTTTTGCTCCCTCGATGTCACCGAATGGGTTAAAAAAACAAAGGAAAATTACATGAAAAAACTTATCGTTGGAATATCTATAGTATTATTTTTCGGATGTTCTCTTTATGCGGATAATAATCTATTTGGAATCAGCTATGAGTTCAATTCCGGCTTAAATATCGTTCAAGATGATAAATTCCAGATAGACAAGCATATTGCTTACAAAGATTACGGATGGATTGGGCAAGCAGTTGGTGCAGTTTCTTCCGATTTTAAAATCCTTATAAAACTTCCTTTTGGATTTCAACCGTATTTTTCTATAAGTAATAATTCCTTTATAGATGCAATCAGTAATCCGTTATTCTGGGAAACCCTCTATCCTGCAGTGATTGAGAGGTATGATTTTCATAAAGAGGATTTTACTACTAAATATTCTATCATCGGACATTCCTTCGGATTACGATATAGTCCCGGATTTCTTAATCTTCCTATCAGGTTCCATGCAAATTTTGAAAAATTATATCATGTTTTTAAAGCCAGTACCTACTTGAATGGTCAATATATTAATTTACCGCCCGACGCCCCGAGTGAAACCGCAAATTTTTGGGGTTATTCAAAGCTGAAGACAAAATTTAACTCAGGATACTCAATTGGCTTGGGAATAGAATACCCCATTTCCAATTTGTCTTTATTGTTTTCTACGAGTTATATTAATTCAAAAGCAAATGTTGAAGCCTACACCTCTGCAAGTCAATTTATATATCCGGAAGGCGCTATTCCTTCAGATGGTCTTTTCTTTTTGGCGGATATTCCGGAAGAATCAGATATTGATCTAAGCCATTTTGAAATGAAATTGGGATTCCAATACAACGTCCCGGTCAGTCTGGAAAAATATAAGAGAATTAGGAGTTCCAACCATTTTACTGCTTCTGTGGGTTTACGAACAGGATACAGCATACTAAATCCGGAAGCGTTTGATCCGTATATACAGAAAGAGCCTGGATTTGTTGACCACTGGCTTACTGAGATGAGGGGTGGTCAGGGAATCGATTTTTCGGTCGAGATTGGCAGATTATACGGTTTTTCCTTAATATTAGATTATTATTCAGATAATTTTAATCAAAGTCATCGGCAGCTTTATTATTTTTGGTCGATCATATTTCCAAATTACTATACAGATTTCATAACTGAGTTTAAAGAAAGAGAAAAGAAACATAAGTATAATGGATATAGTATAGGCTTTATTCATGAATTTAAGAGTAGCTTGAAAAATGTGAAGCCCTATTTCAGTTATGCAGTAAATTATGGTAAATTCCGATCGTCAACCCAGCTTGTTGCCAATACAGATAGAATGCCAAATGATTACTTCGAAGAGCCTGATCCTATTTTTTACGGAAAATCATTAATTGAAACAGATTATAGTTTGGGAAACAAATTCGGAATAGGTTTTAGATATAAAATAGGACCTATTTTAATATCTCCTGAAATTAAATATATCGTTTCAACACCAAAGATATCCAAACGGTATGCTCAAGTGAATTACGAGTATTCCGATGGGAGTAACATCCTGAAATATAAGAGAATTGACTATGAAGGTCAGTATATTCATTTGAAATATATTGTATTTAATATTGGAGTTGCATTTGTAATCTTTTAAGGTTCATCACGGTTAAGTGTGGGTAGGGCATAAATGATTAGGGAAATAGACATCCTTTTCTCCCCCGAACCTTCGGGGTCGGGCAGGCAATTTTAAATTGAGATTATTCTTTAAAATAACAGAAGAAAAAGATTTCATTGGATATTATCGAGCAGATTTTAGAAATGCGAAACTATTTTGTTGAAAAAAAATATCAATCACTGATGTAGCTATTTGGATTCATTGCGAGAAAAGGGAACAGACATATTGTTGCCCGCAATGTAAACAACATACGCTATCCGGTTACGATTCAAACCGGCGAGTTTTCGAAGACCTTCCGATGTCAGGCAAGCAGGTTTTTATTGAACTTCCGGTTTACCTGAGTGACTCCGGAGCTTTCAACACTGGAGAAAAAAGAGAAAAAGAAAGGGTTTTGATGTGAAAATACCCCCTTATAACTTAGCCTATTCGATTCCAGCTAATGGGGGTAACCTAATTGTTCAAACATCTCATATTTAATTATTTTGTGTTTATATATGAGAAAGTTATTTTAATTAACCTGTCAATTTTTTAAATTTAAAGTCTTTTAAATTTTAGGAGTTTTTGAATGGATAGTGGAATAATACAAAAGATACGAAATATCGGGATCGTCGCGCATATTGACGCAGGAAAGACCACGACGAGCGAGCGCATTCTGTTTTTTACCGGCGTTACGCATAAGATGGGCGAAGTTCACGACGGTCAGGCTGTTATGGACTTTATGAAGCAGGAGCAGGAGCGCGGCATTACAATCACATCGGCGGCAATCACGACACAATGGAAAGATTATCAGATCAACCTGATCGACACGCCGGGACACATCGATTTTACGCTGGAAGTGGAAAGATCATTGAGAGTTTTAGACGGGATCGTGATGGTTTTTTGCGCGGTTGGCGGCGTCGAGCCGCAAAGTGAAACCGTTTGGCATCAGGCGGACACTTACAAAGTTCCGCGCATCGCATTTATCAATAAAATGGATCGACAAGGCGCAGACCTTTTTCAAGCAGTCGAACAGATGAATGAAATGCTGGTCGCTAACGCGGTATTATTTCAACTGCAAATCGGGCAAGAATCCGAATTCAAAGGCGTTGTCGATCTTGTAATGATGAAAGCCTTCACCTACAACGAATTAGATGTTATCGAATCGGAAATTCCGGAAAATCTGCGAGAAAGTGCCCAAAAATATCGCACCGAGTTAGTGGAAAAACTTGCCGATTACGACGAATCGTTGATGACAAAGTATTTAGACGGTGAAGAACCAACCGTTGAAGACATCAAACGGGCGGCGAGATATGCGGTACTGACGCTCTGTGTGACGCCTGTTTTCTGCGGGACGGCATTTAAGAATAAAGGCGTTCGTTTATTACTGGATGCGGTCGTTGATTATCTGCCTTCGCCGGTTGATCGAGGGGTTGTAATCGGTAAAGATGTTAAACATCCGGATATACCGATAACAAGGAAACCAGGTTTCAAAGAACCGTTTTCTGCATTGGCGTTTAAAATTACCAACGACGCGTATGTCGGACAACAAACATTCATTCGCGTATATTCTGGCGAACTCAATTCCGGTTCCTATATTTACAATTCTACGAAAATGAAACGCGAGCGGATTGGTAGAATCATGCGAATTCATGCCGACGATCGAGAGGAAATAAGCGAATTGCGGGCTGGCGACATCGGCGCATTGATCGGAATGAAATATACGACGACCGGCGATACGCTTTGCGCGGAAAATGAACCCGTTTTGCTGGAAAACATACATTATCCCGAAACCGTTCTGGATATGAAGATCGAGCCTGCCAGCAATAAGGAGCGGGACAGACTTTCGCTTGCATTGGGCCGGTTAGCGCTTGAAGACCCGTCATTTAAAGTCCGGTTTGACAGTGAAACGGAGGAGACGGTCATTTCCGGAATGGGCGAATTGCATTTAGAAATTATTGTCGATCGTCTCAAGACTGAACATAAACTTGAGGTTGTTGTCGGCGAACCGGCGGTAGCGTACCGGGAAACGATTACGCGGGAAGTCGAGCATACCTATCGTTACAAAAAGCAGACGGGCGGTAAGGGACAGTTTGCGCACATCGTCTTTCGTTTGGAACCAAATCAGGGACACGGCAACGAGTTCGCCGATCATGTCAAAGGTGGTAATATTCCTCGCGAGTACATTCCGGCAGTGCAGAAGGCTTTTTTTGAAGCCTGCGAAGCGGGTTTGTATGCCAACTATCCGATCGTGGATATGAAATTTGTTTTGGTTGATGGAAGTTATCATGCAGTGGATTCGAGCGAAATGGCGTTCCGGATTTGCACACATCAGGCGATGAGAGAGATCATCAGCAAAGCCGCGCCGCAATTGCTCGAACCTATTATGAAAATCGAAGTGAATACGCCGGATGAATATATGGGCGATGCAATTGGCGATATAAACCGCAGACGAGGAAAAATCGAAAACATGCGTCGTCACAGAAAAGGTTCGCAGAAATTGACGGGTCTTGTTCCGTTAATGGAAATGTTCGGATATGCCTCGGCACTGCGGACGATTTCCAGCGGTCGTGCGGCGTTCTCGATGGAATTTCTTGACTATGCGCCGTTGCCAAAAAATATCGAAGAAATCGTCGTCGAGGAACAGCGGAAGAAAAAGCAACAAAGATAGAATATCCTCTCGGAAAAAACGTGAAAATTTGTCAAGCGGCGGACAAATGTCAGCCGCTTTTTATTTTTGGGTGAAAAGGGAATGAAGCCGAGATTATTGACCATTCTTCTGTTCTTTGAGGCTGGCAAGGAATTCTGTTTCATCCATAATAAAACAGATGGAGTTAGTCAGTTCGTTTTTTTGATTATAGACTGGATAGAAAGATAGATAACAGATGGTGAAATTTTCATCTTGTTTGAACTTTACCGATGCTTCAAATAAAGTATTTTTACTGCCCCGAAGATCGTTGACGACGACAAAGAAATTCAAATTCTGGACAAACGAGTGAATAAATTTATCAACGATATCTTTCTCTTCGATGTTGTATTTATTAAGAAGAGAATCGGTCACTTTCAGGATACGACCTTGAATATCCGTAATCAGCATATTCTTATGAACGTATCCGATCAAGAAATCGATAAGATAAGACTGCGAAGTGATTTTCAGCGTCTTCTTTTCGTTTAAAGTATTCAAAGTCGAATTGATATCAAGAATCTTTTCGCCGAGGATACCGATTTTTTTAAGTTGTTCTTCGCTCAGCGGTGTGCCATGTTTGACCAGATCGATGATTTTATCTAATTCTTTATAGATGTCCTTGCTTCGGAAAATGATGTGTAAAAACGTGAAAAAGAGAATAAACATCGAAAGAATGACAAAGTAAATGAAGTTTTCGGAATGATATTTAAGATTTGGATTCGCAGACAGGTTGAATTTCTGAAAAACCCAATAGCTGTTAATCGCTAGAGCCAAAATGATTCCGGAAACCAGAAAATAGGAAAAATAGAGACGATTTCGGTTAATCAGCAACATTTACAATTCCTTCATGCGATCGATATCGGTTTCTGTTCCGACGACGATCAGGATGTCGCCTTTAGCGAGAACAGTCGTCGGTTTGGGAAATTCCACTTCGGATTTTTCGCTGGGATTGCCGAGGTCGTCGATGTCCGTATGAATGCGTTTAATGCCGATGACGTTGATGTTCGATCGTTTCCGCAGTTCGAGTTCAAGAATCGACTTACCGACGATTTGCCGTGAAACGGTGACTTCCGCGAAATAGATATTTCCGGCGATTTGCATCTTGTCTTTGATTTCAGGTGAAATGAGCCGTTCGGCAACGCGCTCGCCCTGACTGATTTCGATATTAATGACATCCGAAGCGCCGACCTGTCTTAAAACTTGTCCGTGTAATTCTGATGTTGCGCGCGAAATGATATACGGCACGCCGATATTTTTGAGAATTGCTGTTGTCAGGATACTCGCTTCGATTTTTTCGCCGATGGCGACAACCGCAACGTCGATATCTTCGGTTGGAGCATTCTTGAGTGATTCTTCATCCGTGCTATCGAGTAAAATTGCCTGCATAACCATGTTTTTTGCTTTTTCAATCAGCGTGGGCGAGTTGTCGATAGCGATGACTTTTCCGCCTTTTTCTGAAAGCGATCGACAGACTTCCATCCCGAATGTTCCTAAACCGAAAACTGCGAAGACCTTATCCTTTGCCATTTTTTCCTCCAATGCCAAAGTACGTTAAATTGAATTGTTGTAAATCGATCATTTCTTTTCCCTTTTTATCCAATAAGGAGATTACCTTCTGGGAGCCGGATTTTGTAAGTCTCGTTCTTTTGCGAGAAAGCAATCACCAACGTCAGCGGACCGACACGTCCGATGAACATAGTGACAGCAATTATGAATTTTCCGAAAAAACTCAGCATAGGCGTGATTCCCGTTGAAAGTCCAACGGTCCCGAATGCGGAAACGACCTCAAAAAGGATCTGTTCAAACCGAAAATTCTCGGTAATTAGAAGCATCGTCGTCACCGTAAAAACGGTTGATAAAGCCAGAATGATGATCAAAAACGATTTGTTGACCAATTCTTTCGGCAGCGAATGTTTCATCAAAGTGACCTCTTCTTTTCCTCGAACTACGGATTTAATATAGGCAAAGATAACCGAAATCGTATTGACTTTTACGCCGCCGGCGGTCGAACCGGATGCGCCACCGATGAACATAAACAAAATCATAATGAATAAGGTGTACGTTTGTAGATTTCCAATGATGATTGTGTTAAATCCTGCAGTTCTCAAGGTAACCGATTGAAAAAAAGCGCTAAGGTATTGGGTTTTTAGATCGAAACCGAGCAGGACGTTCCGATGCTCGAAAGCATAAATAATTAATGTCCCGCTGACGAGTAAAATTGTTGTTACCGTGATGACCGCTTTGGAATTAACTGATAGTCTTTTTCTACGAATTTGCTGGGAAAACAGGTTGGATTTGATATTTATCCAAAAGTTTTCTAGTAAGTCTGAGAGAACGGCAAAACTCAATCCGCCGGTGATAATCAAGAAAGCAACCGTCAGGTTCAACGAGACGTTGGATCGATAACTCTCAAAATTATTTGAAAAAAGCGAAAAACCGGCATTGCAGAAAGCAGAAACGGCATGGAATAAAGAAAAGAATAGCGCTTGGGTGCCGACGCCGAAAGCGTTTTTAAAATTGGGGAAGAGAAGCGCCGCGCCAATTATCTCAATAATCAGTGTAAAAATAATAATTTTAATGATTGTTGATGACATCTTTTGCATATCCTGTTCGTTCAATAAATACGAAAGTGCAAGTTTTTCTTCCAGCGAGACTCGTTTACCGATAACAAATGCGGCAAAATAAGATAAGATCATGATACCCAAACCGCCGATCTGGATCAGGATCATGATGATAATTTTTCCCCAGACTGAAAACTGTATTCCCGTATCGACAGTAATCAGGCCGGTTACACAAACAGCTGATGTTGCCGTGAACAATGCATCAATGAAAGGAACTGAATGGTTTGTAGTGCTTGAAAACGACATCATCAGAAAAATCGTACCGAGAACGATGATGATCAAGAAACTGATTGCAATTGTTTGCGCGGGATGTCTATAAACGGATTTGACAAAATAGTTCAGTTTCTTGATACGACTAAGGATTTTGATCAAACTCAAAAGAGCCCTAAGAAAGATGAGATTTGTCGCCAATGTAGATGCTCTGGATGCGCTTAGTAAATAAGGTCTGCTGTTCGAGTAAACGGAAATGAAAACCAATAGGAATAATAGGAATATGTCAAACAAAATATTCCGAAAGAAGACTAATCTGAAATGTATCAAATAAAACCGGAGAATAAGTCCGCCGATAAAGAATATCATAACGAGCCAGTCAACGATACTCAAAAGTGCATTAACCGATGCGCAGGTTGGCAATCCATATCGCAACAAGAGAGACAATAATCCAAAGATGAGGATCAGAAATACAAAAATGTCCGGATTTTTTAATTTTGTTGGCATTTTAGGATGAAATTCACTGTCTATTTCATTATAGATTCGCCATCTCTATAGGCGATGATTATTATCTGAGTTTGTAATTTTTTAGCCCCCAGATGACCTCGGTTAACGTCACCTTGATAATACCAAAAGTCGGAACAGCGAAGAGCATTCCAAGCGCTCCGGCTATATTTCCACCGATGATTACGACGATAACGACGGTTAACGGATGCATATTGACGCTTTTCGATACTACCAGCGGTGAGACAAACGTGTTGTCAATGAATTGAACCAATACAAAAGTAATTGCGATCCAGAGAAGTATGTTCATCATATTCGTCGGATTATTGATCACTACCATCATCATGGCGGGTACAGCGCCAACAACCGGTCCTAAGTAGGGGATCAGGTTGGCGATTCCTGCTAGTATTCCGATGAATACGAATTGAGAAACAGGGTGATCGAAAGCGATATTGATGCTCAAAAGTCCTATGACCGAAAGAGCGCCGACGATGGCGGCATCCAGCGCCTGTCCTTGGATATATCTGGAAACCTGATCGCCGATTTTATGGATTACGTTTAAGGTCAATTCAAAGTATTTATTTGGCACATGAGAGATCAGCGCGCGTTTGAACAAACGTGTGTCTTTAATCAGGAAAAATGTGACAAACGGGATGATGGCAAGCGAAGCGGCGAACGATCCGGCATTATTTAAGAATCCGGACATGTTGCTAAGCATTCCATTGATGGTGTCGTTGAGTTTAGATATTAAGTTGCGAGCTAATTCGGGATTATTGAAATTTTTCTCAAAAACCGCTTCCAACTGGATGCCGATTTGGACGAGGACGTTCGACTCGATTTTAATCTTTATTTGATCCACAGCGGATATGATGGCAGGGAAAATTAGAAAAGCCGC
This genomic window from Candidatus Marinimicrobia bacterium CG08_land_8_20_14_0_20_45_22 contains:
- the fusA gene encoding elongation factor G, whose amino-acid sequence is MDSGIIQKIRNIGIVAHIDAGKTTTSERILFFTGVTHKMGEVHDGQAVMDFMKQEQERGITITSAAITTQWKDYQINLIDTPGHIDFTLEVERSLRVLDGIVMVFCAVGGVEPQSETVWHQADTYKVPRIAFINKMDRQGADLFQAVEQMNEMLVANAVLFQLQIGQESEFKGVVDLVMMKAFTYNELDVIESEIPENLRESAQKYRTELVEKLADYDESLMTKYLDGEEPTVEDIKRAARYAVLTLCVTPVFCGTAFKNKGVRLLLDAVVDYLPSPVDRGVVIGKDVKHPDIPITRKPGFKEPFSALAFKITNDAYVGQQTFIRVYSGELNSGSYIYNSTKMKRERIGRIMRIHADDREEISELRAGDIGALIGMKYTTTGDTLCAENEPVLLENIHYPETVLDMKIEPASNKERDRLSLALGRLALEDPSFKVRFDSETEETVISGMGELHLEIIVDRLKTEHKLEVVVGEPAVAYRETITREVEHTYRYKKQTGGKGQFAHIVFRLEPNQGHGNEFADHVKGGNIPREYIPAVQKAFFEACEAGLYANYPIVDMKFVLVDGSYHAVDSSEMAFRICTHQAMREIISKAAPQLLEPIMKIEVNTPDEYMGDAIGDINRRRGKIENMRRHRKGSQKLTGLVPLMEMFGYASALRTISSGRAAFSMEFLDYAPLPKNIEEIVVEEQRKKKQQR
- a CDS encoding TrkH family potassium uptake protein is translated as MPTKLKNPDIFVFLILIFGLLSLLLRYGLPTCASVNALLSIVDWLVMIFFIGGLILRFYLIHFRLVFFRNILFDIFLLFLLVFISVYSNSRPYLLSASRASTLATNLIFLRALLSLIKILSRIKKLNYFVKSVYRHPAQTIAISFLIIIVLGTIFLMMSFSSTTNHSVPFIDALFTATSAVCVTGLITVDTGIQFSVWGKIIIMILIQIGGLGIMILSYFAAFVIGKRVSLEEKLALSYLLNEQDMQKMSSTIIKIIIFTLIIEIIGAALLFPNFKNAFGVGTQALFFSLFHAVSAFCNAGFSLFSNNFESYRSNVSLNLTVAFLIITGGLSFAVLSDLLENFWINIKSNLFSQQIRRKRLSVNSKAVITVTTILLVSGTLIIYAFEHRNVLLGFDLKTQYLSAFFQSVTLRTAGFNTIIIGNLQTYTLFIMILFMFIGGASGSTAGGVKVNTISVIFAYIKSVVRGKEEVTLMKHSLPKELVNKSFLIIILALSTVFTVTTMLLITENFRFEQILFEVVSAFGTVGLSTGITPMLSFFGKFIIAVTMFIGRVGPLTLVIAFSQKNETYKIRLPEGNLLIG
- a CDS encoding potassium transporter TrkA; amino-acid sequence: MAKDKVFAVFGLGTFGMEVCRSLSEKGGKVIAIDNSPTLIEKAKNMVMQAILLDSTDEESLKNAPTEDIDVAVVAIGEKIEASILTTAILKNIGVPYIISRATSELHGQVLRQVGASDVINIEISQGERVAERLISPEIKDKMQIAGNIYFAEVTVSRQIVGKSILELELRKRSNINVIGIKRIHTDIDDLGNPSEKSEVEFPKPTTVLAKGDILIVVGTETDIDRMKEL